In Zingiber officinale cultivar Zhangliang chromosome 6A, Zo_v1.1, whole genome shotgun sequence, a single genomic region encodes these proteins:
- the LOC121997498 gene encoding 3-phosphoinositide-dependent protein kinase 2-like, giving the protein MERDFETKLQFQQQPAVGGAGSKAVQRTNSIAFRAPQEQFTVNDFELGKLLGTGSYSKVVKAKKNDTGNVYALKIMDKKFIAKENKVSYVKMERILLDQLEHPGIIKLCFTFQDTYSLYMALECCEGGELFDQITRKGRLTEDEACFYAAEVVDALEYIHSMGIIHRDIKPENLLLTTDGHIKIADFGSVKPTRHAQITILPNSANEKACTFVGTAAYIPPEVLNSAPAAFANDLWALGCTIYQMLSGSSPFKDASEWLIFQRIIARDVKFPEYFSDEARDLIDKLLDTEPSKRLGAGPDGYAPLKNHPFFKGINWQNLRKLPAPRLALEKKISVDFDIQDTPWNTAHIGDATADQQNIPDANVGFASSSEAQSHMSRLASIDSFDSRWQEFLKPDEAIVMTSKLKKIRRLTNKKVQLILTDSPRLLSVDPSRMTAKTSIVWSNDPNELNVQVASSSSFKICTPRKVSSFEDPKQRAWQWKKAIEGLQQR; this is encoded by the exons ATGGAGAGGGATTTCGAGACGAAGCTACAGTTTCAGCAGCAGCCAGCGGTAGGAGGGGCTGGGAGCAAGGCGGTGCAGAGGACCAATAGCATTGCCTTCAGGGCGCCACAGGAACAATTCACCGTCAATGACTTCGAGCTGGGAAAACTCCTGGGCACCGGATCCTACTCAAAG GTTGTGAAAGCCAAAAAAAATGATACAGGAAATGTCTATGCTTTGAAAATTATGGACAAGAAATTCATtgcaaaagaaaacaaagtaTCTTATGTAAAGATGGAGCGTATATTACTTGATCAGTTGGAACATCCTGGCATAATCAAGCTCTGTTTCACATTCCAAGATACTTACTCTCTTT ACATGGCACTTGAGTGCTGTGAAGGTGGAGAGCTATTTGATCAAATAACCCGG AAAGGTCGTCTTACCGAGGATGAGGCTTGCTTTTATGCTGCTGAAGTTGTTGATGCTCTGGAATACATTCATAGCATGGGAATAATTCATCGGGACATTAAG CCAGAGAATTTACTGCTGACTACTGATGGACACATTAAAATTGCTGACTTTGGTAGTGTGAAGCCCACCAGGCATGCTCAGATAACGATTCTTCCAAATTCAGCAA ATGAAAAGGCTTGCACTTTTGTTGGAACAGCTGCTTACATCCCTCCAGAAGTTCTTAATTCTGCTCCAGCAGCTTTTGC GAATGACCTTTGGGCCCTTGGATGCACCATATATCAAATGCTTTCTGGTTCATCTCCCTTTAAAGATGCTAGTGAATGGCTTATATTCCAAAGAATTATAGCGAGAGATGTCAAATTTCCTGAGTACTTTTCAGACGAAGCAAGAGACCTTATAGATAAATTATTG GACACAGAGCCCAGTAAAAGACTAGGTGCTGGACCTGATGGCTATGCTCCCCTCAAGAATCATCCTTTTTTCAAAGGGATCAATTGGCAGAATTTGCGGAAGTTGCCGGCACCAAGACTTGCTCTAGAGAAGAAA ATCAGTGTGGATTTCGACATTCAAGATACTCCATGGAACACTGCACATATCGGAGATGCTACTGCTGACCAACAGAACATACCCGATGCAAATGTTGGTTTCGCCTCTTCTTCTGAAGCACAGTCTCATATGTCTCGGCTGGCTTCTATTGATTCCTTTGACTCTAGATG GCAAGAGTTTCTGAAGCCCGACGAGGCTATTGTCATGACCTCGAAGCTGAAGAAAATTCGAAGATTGACTAACAAGAAAGTGCAGCTCATCCTTACTGACAGTCCCAGGTTGCTTTCTGTGGATCCATCCAGAATGACTGCGAAAACTAGTATAGTTTGGTCCAACGACCCCAATGAACTCAACGTCCAAGTAGCGAGTTCCTCGAGTTTCAAGATCTGCACC CCGAGAAAGGTGAGTTCTTTTGAGGACCCGAAACAGCGGGCATGGCAATGGAAGAAGGCGATCGAAGGACTTCAACAGCGATGA
- the LOC121997499 gene encoding BTB/POZ domain-containing protein At1g21780-like — translation MSCCGAVANESKVETISRLAQWRIETLGPCSYRRSDAFKVGIWKWHLSVEKNRYMYIRLFPEPARISKEQPPFAKFVIRVTSSGPVRRRFVSPVYEKLIRTNEDFVWPIDSTFNGRFTIDVEFLDLKISALDGAEGSSIWPNEGSLLPLSSKSTLRCVSRMLQEGIHADVTIKTLDGALKAHKSVLASSSPVFESMFLHDLKEKESSTIKIEDMSMDSCSALLAYMYGTIKQEDFWKHRLSLLAAANKYDIADLKNCCEESLLEDISSSNILERLHEAWLYQLNKLKKACLSYLFDFGKIYDVRDDMNNFFCHADRELLLELFQEVLTVWKP, via the exons ATGAGCTGCTGCGGAGCGGTCGCGAATGAATCGAAGGTGGAGACTATATCCAGGCTGGCGCAATGGAGGATCGAGACCTTGGGACCCTGCTCCTACCGCCGCTCCGATGCTTTCAAGGTCGGGATCTGGAAATG GCACTTGTCCGTCGAGAAGAATCGTTACATGTACATCCGGCTTTTCCCCGAGCCTGCTCGAATCTCTAAGGAGCAGCCACCCTTCGCAAAGTTCGTGATTCGTGTCACCAGCTCTGGTCCCGTGCGCCGCCGCTTTGTCTCCCCTG TCTATGAGAAGCTGATCCGGACCAATGAAGACTTTGTTTGGCCTATAGATTCGACTTTCAATGGGCGTTTTACAATTGATGTAGAATTTCTCGATTTAAAGATATCTGCCTTGGAC GGTGCTGAAGGTTCTTCAATATGGCCGAATGAGGGCTCGCTCCTGCCCCTTTCAAGCAAAAGTACCTTACGATGCGTCTCTCGTATGCTTCAGGAGGGCATTCATGCCGATGTTACAATCAAAACCTTGGATGGTGCCCTGAAGGCCCACAAGTCTGTCCTCGCTTCAAGCTCACCCGTTTTCGAGAGCATGTTTCTGCATGATCTCAAGGAGAAAGAGTCATCTACGATAAAGATCGAGGACATGTCGATGGATTCATGCTCAGCTCTTCTGGCGTACATGTACGGGACTATCAAGCAGGAAGATTTCTGGAAGCATCGCCTTTCGTTGCTGGCTGCCGCGAACAAGTATGACATCGCGGACCTCAAGAACTGCTGCGAGGAGAGCCTCCTGGAAGACATCAGCTCTAGCAACATCCTCGAGAGGCTTCACGAGGCGTGGCTCTACCAGCTGAACAAACTGAAGAAGGCCTGCTTGTCTTACCTGTTTGATTTCGGAAAGATATACGATGTGAGGGACGACATGAACAACTTTTTTTGCCATGCTGATCGAGAACTGCTGCTCGAACTGTTTCAAGAAGTTCTTACAGTTTGGAAGCCTTGA